The following proteins come from a genomic window of Sorex araneus isolate mSorAra2 chromosome 1, mSorAra2.pri, whole genome shotgun sequence:
- the LOC129402086 gene encoding collagen alpha-2(IV) chain produces MTKLWGGYSLLYFEGQEKAHNQDLGLAGSCLARFSTMPFLYCNPGDVCYYASRNDKSYWLSTTAPLPMMPVAEEEIKPYISRCSVCEAPAVAIAVHSQDVSIPHCPAGWRSLWIGYSFLMHTAAGDEGGGQSLVSPGSCLEDFRATPFIECNGGRGTCHYYANKYSFWLTTIAEQSFQASPSPDTLKAGLIRTHISRCQVCMKNL; encoded by the exons ATGACCAAGCTGTGGGGCGGCTACAGCCTGTTGTACTTCGAGGGCCAGGAGAAGGCCCACAACCAGGACCTGG GCCTGGCCGGCTCCTGCCTGGCCCGCTTCAGCACCATGCCCTTCCTGTACTGCAACCCGGGCGACGTCTGCTACTACGCCAGCCGCAACGACAAGTCCTACTGGCTGTCCACCACGGCCCCGCTGCCCATGATGCCCGTCGCTGAGGAGGAGATCAAGCCCTACATCAGCCGCTGCTCCGTGTGCGAGGCCCCGGCCGTGGCCATTGCCGTGCACAGCCAGGACGTGTCCATCCCGCACTGCCCGGCCGGCTGGCGCAGCCTGTGGATTGGGTACTCCTTCCTCATG CACACAGCCGCCGGGGACGAGGGGGGCGGCCAGTCGCTGGTGTCACCGGGCAGCTGCCTGGAGGACTTCCGTGCCACGCCCTTCATCGAGTGCAACGGGGGCCGAGGCACGTGCCACTACTACGCCAACAAGTACAGCTTCTGGCTGACCACCATCGccgagcagagcttccaggcCTCACCCTCGCCCGACACGCTCAAGGCGGGGCTCATCCGCACGCACATCAGCCGCTGCCAGGTCTGCATGAAGAACCTGTGA